In one Chloroflexi bacterium ADurb.Bin180 genomic region, the following are encoded:
- the smc_4 gene encoding Chromosome partition protein Smc: MSNPGRKLYQLQALDLELREQLSRLREKESLLGETAEFRAAKASVDEGERDLAARKSAAKELEYELARTTDKLKSTEARLYGGGVSNPKELNSLQQEHEYLQRTRGRYEDELLHAMAALEGAEAELAARSKHLGQVREAWQSSQSAVTGQVQDLRARVAELKAQRGGLTADIDAASLSLYEDLARKKGGRAVALLVKQTCQGCRVTLPSGKAQEARKSAVLVLCTNCGRILVAE; the protein is encoded by the coding sequence ATGAGCAATCCTGGACGCAAACTCTATCAACTGCAAGCGCTTGACCTCGAACTGAGAGAGCAGCTCAGCCGACTCAGGGAGAAGGAAAGCCTGTTGGGCGAAACGGCCGAGTTCCGCGCCGCCAAAGCGAGCGTGGACGAAGGCGAACGGGACCTGGCGGCCAGGAAATCAGCCGCCAAGGAGCTCGAGTATGAGCTGGCCCGCACCACCGACAAGCTCAAGAGCACTGAAGCCCGACTCTACGGAGGCGGCGTCAGCAATCCCAAAGAGCTCAACAGCCTCCAGCAGGAACACGAGTACCTGCAACGAACTCGGGGACGCTACGAGGACGAGCTGCTGCACGCCATGGCGGCACTCGAGGGGGCCGAGGCGGAGCTGGCGGCCAGGTCAAAGCACCTAGGCCAGGTTCGAGAGGCGTGGCAGAGCAGCCAGTCCGCGGTTACGGGGCAGGTGCAGGACCTCCGCGCCCGAGTGGCCGAGCTAAAGGCTCAGCGCGGCGGTCTGACAGCGGACATCGATGCGGCATCGCTGTCGTTGTACGAGGACCTAGCCCGCAAGAAGGGCGGGCGCGCCGTGGCGCTACTGGTGAAACAGACTTGCCAGGGGTGCAGAGTGACTCTGCCCAGTGGCAAGGCGCAGGAAGCGCGCAAGTCGGCGGTTCTGGTGCTCTGTACTAA